One part of the Alistipes onderdonkii genome encodes these proteins:
- the mobB gene encoding conjugal transfer protein MobB, whose protein sequence is MVANIRSGSSPGGALYYNKEKVDKDEAEVLLWQKMLEPYDKCGRLDIDVCMESFMPYLEANRRTTNTVFHASLNPSPEDRLTDEQLRKIACEYMERMGYGEQPYIVFKHKDISREHLHIVSLRVDEQGRKLPHDFEARRSMEILRDLECKYGLQPSVKGQELTDREGLRKVNYPEGNVKQRISSVVRSCLRNYKCSSYGEFRTLLERFNISVEERTGTIDGRNYAGIIYGALTDDGYGIGTPFKSSKIGKDVGYKALQRYYENSKIKLKKEGTLDQLRQTVKDAMSPNNTRDEFRQLLKAENIDAIFRINPVGRIYGVTFIDHNKGIVANGSVLGKEFSANVFNELYPAPKEVRQVAERQAEQKHEEQNHAANPISGIVDTVLDLADTRAYEEQQRLIQRRKKRRSHK, encoded by the coding sequence AAAGTGGATAAGGATGAAGCCGAGGTGCTGCTTTGGCAGAAGATGCTCGAACCATACGATAAATGCGGACGCCTTGATATTGACGTCTGCATGGAGAGCTTCATGCCGTACCTCGAAGCCAACCGCAGGACTACGAACACGGTTTTCCATGCCTCGCTGAACCCTTCACCGGAGGACAGGCTGACAGACGAACAGCTCCGGAAAATCGCCTGTGAGTACATGGAACGCATGGGTTACGGCGAACAGCCTTATATCGTTTTCAAGCACAAGGACATTTCCAGAGAGCATCTCCATATCGTGTCGCTGCGCGTCGATGAGCAGGGCCGCAAACTCCCGCATGATTTCGAGGCCCGACGTTCGATGGAGATATTGCGTGATCTGGAGTGTAAATACGGCCTGCAGCCGAGTGTCAAGGGGCAGGAACTGACGGACAGGGAGGGCCTGCGGAAAGTGAATTATCCCGAGGGGAATGTCAAGCAACGGATCTCGTCCGTCGTCCGGTCGTGCCTGCGAAATTACAAATGCTCGTCCTACGGAGAGTTTCGCACGCTGCTGGAACGCTTCAATATTTCGGTCGAAGAACGTACGGGAACTATCGACGGCAGAAATTATGCGGGGATTATCTACGGTGCCCTGACCGACGACGGATATGGAATCGGCACGCCGTTCAAATCGAGCAAAATAGGGAAAGATGTAGGTTATAAAGCCCTTCAAAGGTATTATGAAAACTCGAAAATAAAACTGAAAAAAGAAGGCACACTCGACCAGCTGCGGCAAACGGTCAAAGATGCTATGAGTCCGAACAATACACGGGACGAGTTTCGGCAGTTGCTCAAAGCGGAGAACATCGACGCGATCTTTCGCATCAACCCGGTCGGCAGAATCTATGGCGTGACTTTCATTGACCATAACAAAGGTATCGTTGCCAACGGGTCGGTATTGGGCAAAGAGTTTTCGGCGAATGTCTTCAACGAATTGTATCCGGCTCCGAAAGAGGTGCGGCAGGTTGCAGAACGACAAGCGGAACAGAAACACGAAGAGCAAAACCATGCCGCCAATCCTATTTCTGGCATTGTCGATACGGTATTGGATTTGGCCGACACGCGGGCTTATGAAGAACAGCAACGGCTGATACAACGGCGAAAAAAACGGAGATCACATAAGTAA
- a CDS encoding class I SAM-dependent methyltransferase produces the protein MQTRHQDRSAYFEETATSCRNYYLPYIEQHTSLKFGRNCRVMEVGCGFGGILSIFAAKGATVTGIDIHKPSIETAKTLFAERGLKGTFICSDIFDYSDTQPYDLIILHDALEHIPEKERLMLHLKSFLKADGLLYLGFPAWQMPFGGHQQMAKNRIIANCPYIHLLPRSLFRFVFRACGEKESTVKCFFEIRDTRITIEGFHKLVTATGLRIVNQRLYFINPNYQVKFGLKPRILSPVIGKIPYVRNFFTTTCYYLLAKQEEAN, from the coding sequence ATGCAAACACGCCATCAGGATCGTTCCGCCTACTTTGAAGAAACAGCAACTTCCTGCCGGAACTATTATCTCCCTTACATTGAACAGCACACATCCTTGAAATTCGGCCGTAACTGCCGGGTAATGGAGGTCGGTTGCGGCTTTGGCGGCATTCTTTCCATTTTTGCGGCAAAGGGGGCCACGGTAACAGGAATAGATATTCATAAACCGTCAATCGAAACCGCAAAGACACTTTTCGCCGAAAGGGGGTTGAAAGGGACGTTTATCTGTTCGGACATTTTCGATTACAGCGACACACAACCTTACGACCTGATTATCCTGCACGATGCGTTGGAGCATATTCCCGAAAAAGAGCGGTTGATGTTGCATTTAAAATCCTTTTTGAAAGCTGACGGCCTTTTGTATCTGGGATTCCCCGCATGGCAAATGCCGTTCGGGGGACATCAGCAAATGGCGAAGAACCGGATTATCGCCAATTGTCCTTACATCCACCTGTTGCCCCGATCTCTTTTCCGTTTCGTGTTCAGGGCATGCGGCGAAAAGGAAAGTACTGTGAAATGTTTTTTTGAAATTCGGGATACGCGCATCACTATCGAGGGTTTCCATAAATTAGTAACGGCAACGGGATTACGTATAGTGAATCAGCGGCTATATTTCATAAACCCGAATTATCAAGTGAAATTCGGATTGAAACCGCGCATACTATCTCCAGTTATCGGGAAAATACCTTATGTGAGAAATTTTTTCACGACGACCTGCTACTATCTGCTGGCAAAGCAGGAGGAGGCTAATTAA